The nucleotide window GCGAATCTCCACCTCCTCCCACTCGGCAGCTAGACATCATAATTAGTACAGTTCCGCAATCCCTAGATTGGGGTGCTTATCTGGAATACCTTAATTCTGATGGCACTTTTACGATTGTGGGAGTTGCGATCGAACCTCTTAGCATCCCCCTTTGGCCCTTACTCAGCAAGCGTCGCCGCATTATGGGTTCTCCGATCGGCGGTCGAGCAATGATAATGGAAATGCTTTCAGTGGCCTCTAACTTTGGCATTAAACCAATTGTGGAGACTTTTCCCTTTGAACAAGTGAATGAGGCGATGGAAAAAGTCCGCGCTAATAAAGTTCGCTATCGAGCTGTCCTGACAGTAGCCTGAGACGATCGTGTCTGCTAAAACTGTTTTGGTTTGTCACAGCAATGCTTGTCGCAAACAGGGTGCAGAGGTGTGGCAGTCGGTTGATTGACTGGAGTTGCGCTCAAAAAGTAGAGGCGCGATCGCAAGCGAGGCAAGCATTTCTGAAACCAAACAAAACTGGAATCTGCGATGAATCAACAAGCCCAAATACCCGACCCCCAGACCAGAGCGCGAAGTGTCGCTAGGTGGCGCGAAGTTAACCAACAAATCGACTTGCTCACACTCCAGCTTGATGAATTAATTGCGATGGTAGAAACTGGTCTGCGAGAGCAACGTCTGGCTAGGCTTCAAGGTAAAGGTAAAGCCGCAGAGACTATTAATGGGTAAAAGAGGATGTAGGCGATCGCTATTTCTGCAAACATTGCTGGTTGGCAGCAACGACATATCACGCTTTTATAACTAATGTCTAGACGTGATAATTTACATCTATCCCTGCGCCGCACTCTCGAAAAAGATGGATGGACGATTACGGATGACCCGTTAATTTTAGTGTTAGAACAAACGCTTTTGAAAGCTGATTTAGGAGCCGAAAAGTTTTTCGCAGCAGAAAAAGAAGGACGGAAAATTGCTGTATAAATCAAAGACTTTGACTCACCTTCAGTCATTAATGAACTAGAAAAAACGATATAAAGTAGTTCTAGAAGAACAACAGCCAAATAGAATTCTTTATTTAGCAGTTCCAGAAGATATGGAACTGAGGTAGGGATAGCCAACGAGTTAATTGAAACTGGAGTCCCTAAATCTAATATCGTGCTAGGATACAGGTCGCCTTATATGCGTAAGTTTACAGAGTTGGCGGTAGGGTAGTTAGGATGAAGTTAGATAGGCGATCGCAGTAGAGGCAAGCATTTCTGAAACCAAACAAAATTGGAATCTGCTATGAATCAAAAAGTCCAAATACTCGACCCCAAACGAGAGCGCGAAGTGTCGCTACGTGGCGCGAAGTTAAGCAACAAATCGACTTGCTTACACCTCGAATCTGTGCCATAATCATCAAAGTTATGTAAGGGAAAGTGTGCTGATATGACCTACACTACTACTAAACCACTAACATTTGCAGAGTTTTTGCAAGTATGTCCCGAAGATGGCAGTTATGAATTAATCGATGGGGAGATTGTCAAAGTGGATTCTATCGGATCGAATAAGAGTGTCTCTCGATATCTCATTAAAAGTTTTGACAGAGAAGCAGAGCGATTGGGACTTGATTACATTGTGGATAAAGATATAGCGATTAGAACTTTTACCAATTCTGGAACTGAACGAGGCAGAAGACCTGATGTAAGTGTAGTTGAAAAGAGGATTTGGCAGCGGTATCTCAACACTTATGTAGGCATAATCGAACCGCTGCAATTAGCTGTAGAAGTCGTGTCTACTAATTGGGAAGACGACTATGTTGATAAACTGGATGAATATCAGCGATCGGGCATTTTTGAATATTGGATCGTTGATTATTTGGCGATAGCTTCCCGGAGTTACTTGGGAAATCCGAAAGTGCCGACAGTGTTGGTTTACCAGCTAGTAGAAGGAGTATATCAAATGAGTAAATATACGGGAAGCGATCGCATCATCTCTTCCACTTTTCCAGAGTTGGAGTTAACAGTATCAGCCATTATAAAAGCAAGCCAAGGATAGCCAATAGTACGCTAAGATACGATAAAACTGTTTTTTTAGTTCTATAGGGAGCAAGAGCTAGGAGCGCTATGATTCAATCTTTACTTAAATCTATCGCATTTCCGATCGGGCGCTGATGAGTGAAGGGCGCGTGTATGGGGGTGGATTGCATAAGCTGGAACCGAGGGAATTGGGTAATGCTTTAGGAGAGAAGATTCTTGAGGTTTTACCTGAACACTGATCGAATAATCTCGTAATCTAACGACCAAGTTGAGCTGCCGCAGACAACCCCCGATCCCCACAGATAACCTCTCGGCGGTCGGCTCCAACGACTTGTTAGCTGACTTTTCCTTTGCGATCGCTCCAGTCCACCTTCAAGTCTTATTGTTTAAGAAGTGTAGGTTATTTGCTAATTCGTTGGTTTGTTTAGCAACGCCTGAATTATACGACGGGAAACCCGAAAGTTCGTTTGTTGCAATTGTGCAATGGTTTCAGCAAGGTCGATCGAACCTTGAGTTGCGGCATCAGCCAAAATTCCAAGAGTGCCGATTATGGCAATACCACGCTCTGCTGCAATCTGTCGTCCCAAGCGTTCATCAATAATCAGCAGATCTGCTGGTAGGGTTTGAGCCAGGGTAATCGCGGCCTGTTCCCCAGGATCGAGGGTATTGAGGGTTGCATCAATTACGGGAACAGTTTGAACAGTAAGCCAGGAAGGAGGATTAGCAATCCATTGTTGAAGAACTGGTGGTGCATCTAGATCGAGCATTTCATCCCGAACCACGTTAGGAATGATGATTTGTTGGAATAGGTTGGGCAGTAGATCGATCTGGTTAATGAGCAGTAGATAGTTGATCGGTGAGGTATCGGAAACGACAATCATGAGGCACTGTTGGCTTGTTTAGCTCTCAGTTGGCTGAGGATTTCGCGATCGCGTTCCAAATCCGCCTCATCGTAGTGCAGATCGGCATTGTGCTGTTTCAAAAAGGCATCCACTGCCCAGCGAGAGGGTAGCCCCAGAATGCGACCCACTTCAGCATGGGTAATTTTCTCAGTTTGGTAGGCTTGTATCGCTAGAGCTTCTAGAATCTCACGGGTGAGGCGATTTGGATTAAAGTGCTGAATTAGCTCGTCGGGGAGGTCGATTGTGATTTGCATGATCTAGGCTCCATTTTGAATGCTTTCGTCAAGTTCAGAATTAATCCAGTGTTCCTAATGGACGGTAGGAGAGCATCTTTAAATAATCGATGAAGCTGCCTTGACTAATATTCTAGCTGCCATAATTGGGTAGCTGAAGCAATAAAACTCTGGAGCGGCTTATGGTGGAACCTGTAACAACCCTGACGGCAACAGCGATCGCCACAACGATTGCAACTAAAGCCTTTGAGAAGACAGGTGAGA belongs to Argonema galeatum A003/A1 and includes:
- a CDS encoding DUF3368 domain-containing protein, which codes for MIVVSDTSPINYLLLINQIDLLPNLFQQIIIPNVVRDEMLDLDAPPVLQQWIANPPSWLTVQTVPVIDATLNTLDPGEQAAITLAQTLPADLLIIDERLGRQIAAERGIAIIGTLGILADAATQGSIDLAETIAQLQQTNFRVSRRIIQALLNKPTN
- a CDS encoding XisH family protein, whose protein sequence is MSRRDNLHLSLRRTLEKDGWTITDDPLILVLEQTLLKADLGAEKFFAAEKEGRKIAV
- a CDS encoding Uma2 family endonuclease: MTYTTTKPLTFAEFLQVCPEDGSYELIDGEIVKVDSIGSNKSVSRYLIKSFDREAERLGLDYIVDKDIAIRTFTNSGTERGRRPDVSVVEKRIWQRYLNTYVGIIEPLQLAVEVVSTNWEDDYVDKLDEYQRSGIFEYWIVDYLAIASRSYLGNPKVPTVLVYQLVEGVYQMSKYTGSDRIISSTFPELELTVSAIIKASQG
- a CDS encoding UPF0175 family protein, which produces MQITIDLPDELIQHFNPNRLTREILEALAIQAYQTEKITHAEVGRILGLPSRWAVDAFLKQHNADLHYDEADLERDREILSQLRAKQANSAS